The sequence GCCTGCTTTGAAGCTCCTCCAAAACGCCAATAACCTCGGGGAAGATGCTGACCAAAGGCGCATATCGTGGATAGAACTCGCGGAATTTGAGATCTATCTCTGAGACCAGATGCGCCGGAACCCCGTTATCTCTGTGGAACTGGGGAACGGGCAGTTTGAACTTCTCTCTGAACTCCTCCAGAGTATCGAAGCCATCCAGTCCAATGGTATGATAGGCATCGCAATTAGCTTTCCAGACAACGTGAATATCATCCAGAAGCGTTCCGCTGATATCGAAGATGACCGCTTTAACCCCGTTCATAAGCCCATTATATCATTTTTGACCGGATACCTGATTGTTCAGGCCTCCGGTCAGTCGATGTTCAACTCATGCTTGAGTTCCCGTTCCATGAGAGCGCGGACAGCCTGCCTCACTTCAATCCCTTCGAACAGTACCCGGTAAACCTGTGTCGCGATCGGCATCTCGACCCCCAATTTGCCCGCCAACTCCAAGGCCGCCACCGTCGTATCCACTCCTTCAGCAATGCCGCTCATCGAAGAGAGTACCTCTTCCAGCTCTCGTCCCTTGGCCAGCTCCTGCCCCACAAAGCGATTTCGACTGAGCTGACTGGTGCAGGTGGCCACCAAATCCCCCATGCCTGCAAGTCCAGAGAAGGTGAGAGGATTGGCCCCCGCCGCTACACCTAATCGAGCGATCTCCATCAGGCCCCGGGTGATCAGAGCGGCACGGGTGTTATCACCATAACCCAATCCATCGGACATGCCAACCGCCAGGGCCACCACATTCTTGAGAGCGCCTCCGAGTTCGACCCCGATGACGTCGGCATTGGTATAGGCCCTGAAGTTGGAAGAGGATATGATCCGTTGGATAGCACTGGCCACCTCCAAATTCGCTGAGGCCACCACCGTGGCCGTCGGCAAGCTCTGCACAACTTCCTGGGCAAAGTTGGGACCGGAGAGAATTGCGATCCGATCAGCAAATACGGAAGGAAGCTCTTCAGTAATAACCTCGGACATGCGCATGGTTGTCTCGATCTCAATTCCCTTGGCCAGGCTCAGCAGAAGCGTTTTCTCCCAAAGATGGTCTCTGATCAGCCCCAGATTGGCCCGCATCGCTTGTGCCGGCACACCAAGAACAGTCAATTCCGCCTCATCCAGAGCTTCCCCGGCAGAGGCCGTGACCCACAGATTTTCCGGAAACATGACCGAGGGTAAATGAGCCTTGTTCTGGGAATCCCTATTAATCTGGGCAGCTTCTGCTTCGGTTCGCGCCCAGAGAACAACATCCAACCCTTTCCGGGCCAGCATAATCCCCAGGGTGGTTCCCCAACCGGTGGTCCCGACAACAGCGACCTTGGGACTCATCGTTTTTCTCCCTTCTGCCCCAGCTTGTGTTCGGTGCCGGCTCTCAGGTTAGCGATATTATCCCGATGCCGATAGACAATCAAGATGGTGACGATCACGCAATAGATTAAATATTCCGCCGGCTGATTTCCCGTGACGACGAAGGGTATCAGAATCGGAATGGAACTGAAAGAGCCGGTCATCGATCCGACGGAGACGTATCGTGTAATCAAGATCACCACCAGACCAATCGCCAGACTGGCGAACCCGATCCAGGGAGACATGGCAATCAGCCCACCGACTGATGTATCAACACCCTTACCTCCCTTGAATTTGAGGTAGACCGGCCAGTTATGCCCCAGCACTGCCGCCAGCGCCCCCATCACCTGGCCAACGGCCATATGATCTCCGCCGATAATTTTCCCGCCGAGCCAGGCAGCCAGCGTCCCCTTCACGATATCGAGAACAAATGTGGCCAGCCCGGCTTTGGCTCCACACGTACGGAAAACATTGGCGAACCCGATGTTGCCGCTGCCATATTCGCGGACGTCAATGCCACGAGTCAGCTTGCCGATGAGAAGACCAAAGGGAATAGCCCCCAGGAGATATCCGATGAGAATAATGATCGCCG comes from Dehalococcoidia bacterium and encodes:
- the plsY gene encoding glycerol-3-phosphate 1-O-acyltransferase PlsY produces the protein MAFDSAIIILIGYLLGAIPFGLLIGKLTRGIDVREYGSGNIGFANVFRTCGAKAGLATFVLDIVKGTLAAWLGGKIIGGDHMAVGQVMGALAAVLGHNWPVYLKFKGGKGVDTSVGGLIAMSPWIGFASLAIGLVVILITRYVSVGSMTGSFSSIPILIPFVVTGNQPAEYLIYCVIVTILIVYRHRDNIANLRAGTEHKLGQKGEKR
- a CDS encoding NAD(P)-dependent glycerol-3-phosphate dehydrogenase, giving the protein MSPKVAVVGTTGWGTTLGIMLARKGLDVVLWARTEAEAAQINRDSQNKAHLPSVMFPENLWVTASAGEALDEAELTVLGVPAQAMRANLGLIRDHLWEKTLLLSLAKGIEIETTMRMSEVITEELPSVFADRIAILSGPNFAQEVVQSLPTATVVASANLEVASAIQRIISSSNFRAYTNADVIGVELGGALKNVVALAVGMSDGLGYGDNTRAALITRGLMEIARLGVAAGANPLTFSGLAGMGDLVATCTSQLSRNRFVGQELAKGRELEEVLSSMSGIAEGVDTTVAALELAGKLGVEMPIATQVYRVLFEGIEVRQAVRALMERELKHELNID